A DNA window from Thermococcus sp. 4557 contains the following coding sequences:
- a CDS encoding sulfide/dihydroorotate dehydrogenase-like FAD/NAD-binding protein — protein MYRITAKEELDVRDFFMEVEAPHVARAWKPGQFVVLLIHKKGERIPMSIYYANRETGRIGMFIRRHGKTTFDLWDNFDVGDSLYAVAGPLGKPIEVKHYGNVVFVSDAVCGQAENYATLKAMKEVGNYTISIQTFEDRAHSYPEKFLAKPAADEYYLTTEDGSRGIKGHYLDVLKELIEKDKVDIVFGGGRLGSLKKLAELTREYGIPTIVTVRQIMVDGTGMCGSCRILYDGEIKFACRDGPMFDAHKVDWDDVIRRDSRFVREQEIAKKHYLESRGVV, from the coding sequence ATGTACCGAATTACCGCGAAAGAAGAACTGGATGTTAGGGATTTCTTTATGGAGGTCGAGGCGCCGCACGTGGCAAGGGCCTGGAAGCCGGGTCAGTTCGTTGTTTTGCTGATACACAAGAAGGGCGAGAGAATTCCAATGTCCATCTACTACGCCAACAGGGAGACCGGAAGGATAGGAATGTTCATCAGGAGGCACGGAAAGACCACCTTTGACCTCTGGGACAACTTCGACGTTGGCGATTCCCTCTACGCGGTCGCGGGCCCGCTTGGAAAGCCCATCGAGGTCAAACACTACGGAAACGTCGTCTTTGTCTCCGACGCCGTCTGTGGACAGGCCGAGAACTACGCCACTCTCAAGGCGATGAAGGAGGTTGGAAACTACACGATCTCCATCCAGACCTTCGAGGACAGGGCCCACTCCTACCCCGAGAAGTTCCTGGCAAAGCCCGCCGCCGACGAGTACTACCTCACCACGGAGGACGGCTCGCGCGGAATCAAGGGACACTACCTCGACGTTCTGAAGGAGCTCATCGAGAAGGACAAGGTCGACATAGTCTTCGGCGGAGGAAGGCTGGGCTCGCTCAAGAAGCTCGCCGAGCTGACCAGGGAGTACGGAATCCCCACCATAGTCACTGTCAGGCAGATAATGGTGGACGGAACCGGCATGTGCGGCTCCTGCAGGATACTCTACGACGGCGAGATAAAGTTCGCCTGCCGCGATGGGCCGATGTTCGACGCCCACAAGGTGGACTGGGACGACGTCATAAGGCGTGACAGCAGGTTCGTTCGCGAGCAGGAGATAGCCAAAAAGCACTACCTCGAGTCCAGGGGGGTGGTCTGA